In Streptomyces sp. HUAS ZL42, the DNA window GCCGTAGTCCTTGAACCGCTGCACGTCGTCGCGCGGCAGCGCCTGGGCGACGACCTTGCCGATCCAGCGGCCCGGGAAGCGCTCCTCGATGGCCTTGGCGTAGTGGCCGTAGAAGTCGGCCTCGTCGCGTCCGGCGACGGTCTTGGTGATGGCGCCGCCGGTGAGGGTGTAGGCGGTGGAGGCCCTGGCGGTGTCGTAGCGGTCGATGATCTCGAGGGCCTCCAGGACCTCCTCGACGTCCTTCACGCCCGTGTAGGGCCGCCCGGCGGCCTTGTGCTGGCGCCAGTTGTGGTTGATGTCGCAGTACTGGCACTCCTCCTTGGCGCCGAAGTACTGGCAGACCCGGAAGACGGTCAGGTAGATCAGGTAGCCCCACTGGATGGTGGGGGCGACCTCCATGACGGACTTCCCGTTGGAGAGGGTGTGCCGGTAGTACTCGGGCATGGGCGGCACGCCGACGTCGGCGATGCGCTTCCCGTCGAGGTAGAGCCCGAGCAGCCCCTCGTCGTCCGCCGCGACGCGGTACGGCGAGGACGGATTGACGCGTACGGAGACGACGGTGCGCCTCAGGTCGTACGGGCCTCCGGTGAGGATGATCTCCTCCGGCGGGCGCCTGAGCGCGGCCTCGCCGAGCTCGGGCAGCGTGCCGTGGTCGAAGGAGAAGATGAAGTACGACTTCGGCTTGACCTCGCCGCCCTCGTTGTCGCTCAGGGCCGACCGGTCGAAGGCCACACCGCCGCGCAGCAGGTCCTCCTTGAAGACGGCCTCCCGCGGCACATGCGGAAAGCGCTCCATCAGATCCTCGACCAGCGCGGTGCGGCTGCCCATCCGTCTCTCCTCCCGGCTCAGGCGTACGACTCCTCACGGTATGCCCCCTGCCTCGCGTCGGTAGCGCCGGGTCCCCTCGCGCCGCTGGTGTCGTCCCGGGATCGGTGATCGGTTACGTAGGGGGGGTGCGTAATTCTGCTGATGACGGTGTGCCGGGCGGCTGCGACAGTCGATTCGATCAAGATTCGATCAAGAACAGCACTGACCTGCGAGACGGACATGAGGAGGACGCGATGGACGAACGCCAGGACGGTGGCCCGCCCCAGACCGAATCGCAGCCACAGGCCCAGCCACATCCACATCCACATCCACATCCACATCCACATCCACAATCCTCCCCGCCCACTGAGCAGCACGGCTTTGGTCCTCCGCCACCCGTCTCCGTGCCGGCGCAGTGGTATCCCCCCGCCCAGCCGACGGGCCCCTTCCCCCCGCCCGCTCCCCCGCAGTCGTCCGGCGCGTCGGGCGGGGCAGGGCGAGCCGTGCTGTGGGCCGCGCTGGGTGCGGTGGTCGCCTCCGCGCTGTGGGCCGGCGGGGTCTTCGTCCTCGGCCGGAACGCCGGCCCGGAGGCGGACCTGCGCGGATACGAGGCGAAGACCAATCTCTGCACCTCGATCGACCATTCGTCCGTCGACAGCGAGTACCCCGAGGAGGACGACAACCCCCTCCACCACTCCCTGGCGCACGGGGCCCTGGACGAGAGCTACTGCAGCCTCTCCCTGCAGAGGTCCTCCACCTCGTACTCGTACGCGTACCTGTCGGTCAAGGTGGACCTCCACAAGAAGACCGACCCCGCACCCGAGTTCACCGCCCTGTGGTCCGAGTACGACCAGCGCTACGAGGACTACGACGTCGAGAAGCTGTCCGGCTTCGGCGACGAGGCCTATCTCGTCACGTCCGAGCCCAGCGACTCCCAGTACGCCACCCTCGCCGTGCGCGACGGCTGGATGACGTACGAGATGTCCTGGAGCATCTACACGTCCTCCTACGACGATGACGAGAAGGAGGAGAAGCCCGACCTGAGCGACGTCGAGAAGTGGCTCAAGACCGACACCAAGGCGACCCTGGAGAAGCTCAGGTCGGACTGACAGGATCACGGCATGAACGAGATCCTCACCAACTGGGCGGGCAACATCACCTACACGCCCAAGGAGCTGCAGCGGCCGTACTCGCTCGACACCATCAGTGCCCTGGTGGCCGGCAGCGCGAAGGTGCGGGTGCTGGGCAGCGGGCACTCCTTCAACGGCATCGCCGAACCCGGCCCCGAGGGCATCCTGCTGTCGATCGCCGACATGCCGCCGGTGATCGACGTGGACGTCGCGGCCCGAACGGTACGGGTCGCCGGCGGCGTACGGTACGCCGAGCTCGCCCGCGCGGTGTACGCCCACGGGCTCGCCCTGCCCAACATGGCGTCCCTGCCGCACATCTCGGTGGCCGGCTCGGTCGCGACCGGCACCCATGGATCGGGCGTCGGCAACGGGTCGCTGGCCGCGCCCGTGCGCGAGGTGGAGCTGGTCACGGCGGACGGGTCCACCGTGACCATAGGGCGGGGCGATGCGCGGTTCGGCGGTGCCGTCACCTCGCTGGGCGCCCTCGGTGTGGTCACCGCCCTCACCCTCGACCTGGTGCCGTCCTTCGACGTCGAGCAGTACGTCTTCACCGAGCTGCCGCTCGACGGGCTGGGCTTCGAGACGTTCGAGACGGTCATGGCGGCGGCCTACAGCGTGAGCCTGTTCACCGACTGGCGCGAGCCGGGCTTCCGGCAGGTGTGGCTCAAGCGGCGCGTCGACCAGCCGCTGCCCGGCTTCCCGTGGGCCGCGCCCGCCACCGAGGGGATGCATCCGGTGCCGGGGATGCCCGCGGTCAACTGCACCCGGCAGTTCGGGGTGCCGGGGCCGTGGCACGAGCGGCTGCCGCACTTCAGGGCGGAGTTCACCCCGAGCAGCGGTGCCGAGCTGCAGTCGGAGTACCTGCTGCCCCGGCAGTACGCCCTCGACGCCCTCCACTCGCTCGACGCGATCCGTACGACGATCGCGCCCGTGCTGCAGACCTGCGAGGTGCGGACGGTCGCCGCCGACGAGCAGTGGCTCAGCCCCTCCTACGGGCGGGACACCGTCGCCCTGCACTTCACGTGGATCGAGGACACGGCGGCCGTGGTGCCGGTGGTGCGGAAGGTGGAGGAGGCGCTGGAGCCCTTCGAGCCGCGGCCGCACTGGGGGAAGGTGTTCACGGTGGCCCCCGCCGTCCTCCGGGAGCGGTATCCGCGGCTGGGCGACTTCGTGGCGCTGGCGCGGGAGCTGGATCCGGCCGGTAAGTTCAGCAACGCCTTCGTGCAGGATGTCCTGGGCGACTGACTTTATAAACCCCCTTTCCTAACCCCTTGTCGAAAGGCGGCGTACCCCATAGCCTGCTGCAGCGCCGGTGCCGACGTTGGCCCCGGCCTGGGATGAAGGGATGGGGCAGCCCCCGTGCTGCGCTTTCCGGGGGACAACCCCGGACCCCCGGCCGGATGGACGCAGCGTTGCCTGCGAGGGAAGGGAGCTCCAGTGAGGCGCGGCACATCACGTGACATCCGCACGGCGAACCGCTACGAGGTGCTGCGCCAGATCATCGCCGCGTCACCCACCTCCCGGCAGGAGCTGGCGGCCGCCACCGGTCTCAGCCTGGCCACGGTCGCCACCCTCGTCGGGGAACTGCTCGACCTCCGCATGATCACGGAGGTCGGTTTCGAGGACTCGGCAGGCGGCCGCCCCCGGGGCCTCGTGGCCGTCAACGCGTCGGGGGGCGCGTTGATCGGCGTCGACATCGCCGAGACGTACGTCCATGTCGAGCTGTTCGACCTGGCGCTGAACGTGCTGGCCCGCGCCGACGAGGACATGCGCCCCGGCGAGAGCCTCCCGGAGCAGGTGGTCGGCCATGTGGCGGCGGCCGTCGGCTCGGTGGTCGCGCAGGCCGGCGTCGAGGCGGCCCGGGTGCTGGGCGTCGGTGTGAGCGTGCCGGGGCAGGTGGACCGCGACACCGGTATCTCGGAGTACGCGCCCAACTGGGACTGGCACGAGGTGCCGCTGCTCGACCTGCTCTCCGAGGTCATCGCCTATCCGCTGTACCTGGACAACCCCCTGCGCGCCTGCGCCGTCGCCGAGCTGTGGTTCGGGGCCGCGCGCGGGCGCGGGGACGCCGTGGTGGTCAACCTCGGCACCGGAGTGGGCGCAGGGCTCGTACTGGGCGGCGGGCTGCACCGCGGCGTGAGCAACAGCGCCGGGGAGTGGGGCCACACCACGCTCGTCCTCGACGGGCGGCTGTGCCACTGCGGGAAGCTCGGCTGCGTCGAGACGTATGTCGGGGCGCCGGGAATCATGCTCAACCTGCGGGAACTGAGCCCTGACAGCCCACTGCTGCACCCCGAGGACCAGACGGCCACCATCGACGCCCTGGCGGCCGGGGTCGGCGCGAACGACCCGGTGGCCGTCAAGGTGGTCCGCGACACCGCCCGCTACCTCGGCGCCGCCGTCTCCGACCTGATCAACCTCCTCAACCCCGAGGTGGTCGTCCTCAGCAGCTGGGTCGCCGGCAGGCTCGGCGAACCGCTGCTGCACGAGGTGCGCGAGGCCGTCGCCCGGCACGCGCTGCAGCGGCCCCTGGCCGCCACCGAAATCGTCCTCTCCCCGATCCCCACCGACCCGGTGTGCCTGGGCGCGGCGACGTTCGCGCTCGAGGGCTCACTGCAGGCAGTCGGGGGACAGAGGGCAGTGAAACGCACCATCCCCGCAAGGAGCCGTACCGCACCACCTTCATGACGACGGAAGGGATGCACGTGTCTCACCCCCACCGCAAGAGAGCCGTCCTCCTGACGGCGGCAGCCGCTCTCGCTGTCACGGGACCCCTGATATCCACCCCGACCGCCTCGGCCGCAACCCCCACGGCGGCCGAGGTCTCCCCCCACGCGGCGCAGACCATCGACAACATCGGTGCCTCCGGCGCCTGGTGGGTCAACGACCTGAAGAACTTCGACCCGAAGGTCCAGGCCCGGGTGGCGAGCCTGCTGTTCTCCCGGCAGGGTCTCGACCTGAGCTCGTACCGCTACAACATCGGCGGTGGCGGGACCGGCGTGACCTACTCG includes these proteins:
- a CDS encoding radical SAM protein, whose protein sequence is MGSRTALVEDLMERFPHVPREAVFKEDLLRGGVAFDRSALSDNEGGEVKPKSYFIFSFDHGTLPELGEAALRRPPEEIILTGGPYDLRRTVVSVRVNPSSPYRVAADDEGLLGLYLDGKRIADVGVPPMPEYYRHTLSNGKSVMEVAPTIQWGYLIYLTVFRVCQYFGAKEECQYCDINHNWRQHKAAGRPYTGVKDVEEVLEALEIIDRYDTARASTAYTLTGGAITKTVAGRDEADFYGHYAKAIEERFPGRWIGKVVAQALPRDDVQRFKDYGVQIYHPNYEVWDRRLFELYCPGKERYVGRDEWHKRILDSAEVFGARNVIPNFVAGVEMAEPFGFTTVDEAIASTTEGLRFFMSHGITPRFTTWCPEPTTPLGKANPQGAPLEYHIRLLEAYRATMDDFGLSSPPGYGPPGPGHAVFSVSSFMDSLPAQEPTAV
- a CDS encoding FAD-binding protein, whose amino-acid sequence is MNEILTNWAGNITYTPKELQRPYSLDTISALVAGSAKVRVLGSGHSFNGIAEPGPEGILLSIADMPPVIDVDVAARTVRVAGGVRYAELARAVYAHGLALPNMASLPHISVAGSVATGTHGSGVGNGSLAAPVREVELVTADGSTVTIGRGDARFGGAVTSLGALGVVTALTLDLVPSFDVEQYVFTELPLDGLGFETFETVMAAAYSVSLFTDWREPGFRQVWLKRRVDQPLPGFPWAAPATEGMHPVPGMPAVNCTRQFGVPGPWHERLPHFRAEFTPSSGAELQSEYLLPRQYALDALHSLDAIRTTIAPVLQTCEVRTVAADEQWLSPSYGRDTVALHFTWIEDTAAVVPVVRKVEEALEPFEPRPHWGKVFTVAPAVLRERYPRLGDFVALARELDPAGKFSNAFVQDVLGD
- a CDS encoding ROK family protein, encoding MRRGTSRDIRTANRYEVLRQIIAASPTSRQELAAATGLSLATVATLVGELLDLRMITEVGFEDSAGGRPRGLVAVNASGGALIGVDIAETYVHVELFDLALNVLARADEDMRPGESLPEQVVGHVAAAVGSVVAQAGVEAARVLGVGVSVPGQVDRDTGISEYAPNWDWHEVPLLDLLSEVIAYPLYLDNPLRACAVAELWFGAARGRGDAVVVNLGTGVGAGLVLGGGLHRGVSNSAGEWGHTTLVLDGRLCHCGKLGCVETYVGAPGIMLNLRELSPDSPLLHPEDQTATIDALAAGVGANDPVAVKVVRDTARYLGAAVSDLINLLNPEVVVLSSWVAGRLGEPLLHEVREAVARHALQRPLAATEIVLSPIPTDPVCLGAATFALEGSLQAVGGQRAVKRTIPARSRTAPPS